A window from Pyrococcus yayanosii CH1 encodes these proteins:
- a CDS encoding DUF432 domain-containing protein yields the protein MFGEHELREGSIELPGETIMLEKEGEFYRYRRGDVERIIVGGEVLRILPAPAVGYGVKLLMIRLAEPLAVPPGGNVEGFLSAPVEVEVKVENLSIDRFSISREKYALYGTLEAGVIARYYKSRFWREEPPDPGVVKLKVINPSNDWRLLERVVFPLSGPMFYSREKAYYPLITVSLKKDVEVVNTGKAPLPGLKAASEERHQLKFMMRW from the coding sequence ATGTTCGGAGAGCACGAACTAAGGGAAGGCTCGATAGAGCTGCCCGGCGAGACGATAATGCTGGAGAAGGAGGGTGAGTTCTACAGGTACAGGAGGGGAGACGTGGAGAGAATTATAGTGGGTGGAGAGGTGCTCCGAATCCTCCCTGCTCCTGCCGTCGGTTACGGGGTCAAGCTCCTCATGATAAGGCTCGCAGAGCCCCTGGCGGTCCCGCCAGGCGGGAATGTTGAAGGCTTCCTTTCGGCTCCAGTGGAAGTGGAAGTGAAGGTCGAAAACCTTTCCATCGACCGCTTTTCCATTAGCAGGGAAAAGTATGCCCTCTACGGCACCCTTGAGGCAGGGGTCATAGCCAGGTATTATAAGAGCAGGTTCTGGAGGGAGGAACCTCCAGACCCGGGGGTCGTAAAGCTGAAAGTCATAAACCCCTCGAATGACTGGAGACTCCTTGAGAGGGTCGTCTTCCCACTCTCGGGACCCATGTTCTACTCTCGGGAGAAGGCTTACTATCCCTTGATTACCGTTTCCCTGAAGAAGGACGTGGAGGTAGTCAACACTGGAAAGGCCCCTCTGCCCGGCCTTAAAGCCGCCAGCGAGGAGAGACACCAGCTCAAGTTCATGATGAGGTGGTGA
- a CDS encoding mechanosensitive ion channel family protein: MWEEVVLDQVIIFNITVRTLLESITILMAGLIIGNLLKHQILKLSRNTKFVWIFNEETASLLRNLVILVAIIYSLDQLGILDIGVAGTKLSNILTAVLFFYFAHAIGKKTKAYWVMRAGGKGPEVQLKAKLFYYILITLAFFIALNIAGFTGKLTTVLAAAGITGIVLGFSAQTVVANFISGIFMYFDKPIKIGDPVEVAGYSGIVHDIRILSTRIRTWDGLLVRIPNEKLFNSEIKNLMKYPARRVDVVVGIAYKEDIDRAIDVIKRTLEDMAYVLAEPEPAVFVQDFGDNSVNISIKAWAPAEKWYSVRTEILKKIKEALEREGIEIPFPQRVNWFAQELRVKVERDQPTPQPANGPFQP; this comes from the coding sequence ATGTGGGAAGAAGTTGTTCTTGACCAAGTTATAATATTCAACATCACCGTCAGAACCCTCCTTGAATCCATAACTATCCTAATGGCTGGACTCATCATCGGCAACCTGCTAAAGCATCAAATTCTCAAGCTCTCCCGGAACACGAAGTTCGTCTGGATATTCAATGAGGAAACTGCTTCCCTTCTGAGGAACCTCGTAATTCTCGTAGCGATAATATACTCCCTTGATCAACTTGGCATCCTCGACATAGGGGTCGCGGGCACGAAGCTAAGCAACATCCTAACGGCCGTCCTCTTTTTCTACTTCGCCCACGCTATAGGCAAGAAGACCAAGGCTTACTGGGTCATGAGGGCCGGTGGGAAGGGCCCAGAAGTCCAGTTAAAGGCTAAACTCTTTTACTACATCCTCATCACACTCGCCTTTTTTATAGCCCTCAATATAGCGGGCTTCACGGGCAAGCTCACAACGGTGCTGGCGGCCGCTGGCATAACCGGTATAGTCCTGGGCTTCTCAGCGCAGACCGTTGTTGCGAACTTCATCTCGGGCATATTCATGTACTTCGACAAGCCGATAAAGATAGGAGACCCGGTTGAGGTTGCGGGCTACTCGGGCATAGTCCACGACATCAGGATACTCTCGACTAGGATAAGGACCTGGGATGGCCTTCTCGTCAGGATACCTAACGAGAAGCTCTTCAACAGCGAGATAAAGAACCTAATGAAGTACCCGGCTAGGAGAGTGGATGTCGTCGTTGGAATAGCCTATAAGGAGGACATCGATAGAGCGATAGATGTCATTAAGAGGACACTCGAAGATATGGCCTACGTTCTAGCCGAACCTGAACCGGCAGTTTTCGTCCAAGACTTCGGAGATAACAGTGTTAACATATCCATCAAGGCGTGGGCCCCAGCCGAAAAGTGGTATAGCGTGAGGACAGAGATTCTCAAGAAAATAAAGGAGGCTCTCGAGAGGGAGGGCATAGAGATACCCTTCCCGCAGAGGGTCAACTGGTTTGCCCAAGAACTGAGGGTCAAGGTGGAGAGAGATCAGCCTACTCCACAACCAGCGAACGGTCCTTTTCAGCCATAG